In Acetonema longum DSM 6540, the genomic stretch TCGGCCAGCGCGGCGGCTACATCGTCCTGGGTGGATAATGGATTGCTTCCGGTCACAGCCACATTGGCGCCGGCATTTTTTAAAACAATACCCAGATAAGCTGTTTTGGCTTCCAGGTGCATGGTAATAACCAGGCGTTTCCCGGCAAGGGGTTTGGAATGTCCCAATTCGGCATTCAACTGGTTCAACACCGGCATATGTTCTTTTACCCAGTTGATTTTATCGTGTCCCGGAGGGGCTAATTTCATATCGCGAACTATAGAATCCAATTTTCTTCCACCTTTCACTTTCGTAATGATCGGATGGCCGGACCATAGGGCGGACGTAAAACGCCCCGCTCGGTAATAATCGCGCTGACTAACTCAGCCGGCGTAACATCAAAGGCCGGGTTAAAAACGTCAATCCCGTCCGGCGCTATCAAGGTTCCGCCTATAGCAGTCACTTCCTGAGGATTGCGTTCCTCAATCGGGATCTCATCGCCGCCGGCTATGGAAAAATCAAAGGTTGAAACCGGCGCCGCCACATAAAAGGGAATCCCATGCTGACGGGCCAGAACTGCCACGGAATAAGTGCCGATTTTGTTGGCCACATCGCCGTTCGTTGCAATCCGGTCCGCTCCGACAATGACCGCTGCCACTTTTTTTTGTTTCATGACCCAGCCGGCCATACTGTCGGTAATGAGGGTCACCGGAATGCCGTCTTCCTTCAATTCCCAGGCTGTAAGCCTGGCGCCCTGCAGCAGAGGCCGGGTCTCATCGGCAAAAACCCGTTTGAATTTTCCTGCCTGCCATCCTTGCCTGATCACGCCAAGGGCCGTACCGATATCAACAGTAGCCAGAGCGCCTGCATTGCAGTGGGTTAAGACAGCCTCTACGGCATGGGGGAATAAAACCAGGCCATGCTGGGCAATCCGGCCGTTCACCTCTCTGTCTTCTTCCATAATGCGCAGGGCTTCCTGTTCCAGTAAGGCCAACAGTTCTACCGGGGATACAGTTGAAGGAGCCTTGTCTGCTGCCGACAACATCCGGTTAATCGCCCAAAATAAATTCACGGCAGTTGGCCGGGTCTGGCGCAACTCATCTGCGATTTGACGCAAGGCCTCCCGAAAATCCAGGGATTGACCGGCCAATTCGCGGGCACCCAGCACCAGACCAAAAGCAGCAGCCGCGCCAATCGCCGGCGCCCCCCGGACTTCCAGCCGCCGGATAGCTTCTGCTACCCGGCGATAATCCCCACATTCGATATAGTCTACTATCCCCGGCAGCAGAGTTTGGTTTAATAAGGTTAAGCGGCCGTTAGACCATTTGATGGACTGCACTCTTTCACCTGACTCTCTCATTGAATGAAGATGATGAATTATAACTGAAACCCGCCGAATTCGCGGAGAGCCTGACGGCAGGTACAATTCCGGGATAAGTCCATCCGCTGAATCGTCGCCAAAATCAGCTGTTTGATATTTTCGGTATTGGAACGCATGGTATCCAGCACTTCCCCGTGAGTTAAAGGCGATTCGGATATCCCGGCAGCAAAATTTGTCACCATGGAGATGGTGCAGTAACACATTTCAGCTTCCCGCGCCAGAACCACTTCCGGCACATTGGTCATTCCCACCAGGTCCCCTCCTAATTTGGCGAACATTGAGATCTCGGCAGGAGTCTCGAACCGGGGCCCTTCGGTGCAGACATACACTCCCGTCTGGTGAACCTTAATACCTATGGCTTTTGCCGCCTGAAAAACATCCTGACGGACGGAAGGGCAGTACGGGTTCGTCACATCTACGTGTACAACTCCCCGTTCGCCGCCTTCGTAAAATGTGCTGATGCGTCCTTTGGTAAAGTCTATGAACTGATCCACCGCCACAAAATCGCCCGGTTTCATCGCCGGGTTCAAGGATCCGACTGCCGTGGTGGAAATGATATTTTCAACCCCTAATTGTTTCATAGCCCAAATATTAGCCCGGTAGTTGATTAAATGCGGCGGAATGGAGTGGGAACTGCCGTGGCGCGGTATGAATGCCACTTTTCTCCCGACATATTCTCCTACCTTCAATTGGACTGTGCCATAAGGGGTAACAATTTCGTCTTGGTATACATTGTTCAATATCCGGGGGTCATAAACACCAGTGCCGCCAATAATTGCAATTTTAACCATGGGTACCTCCTTTGCTGGTCGTAATGACGAAGTATAATAATTAAATTATTCGCAACCCAGGTATATATCCCTGCTGCTGCTATAAAATTGTCTGAAATACCGTTAAAAATAGTTTGACTCAGCCCAGACTAAACATACATGCAGGGGAGCATTCAGCACAGAACGCTCCCCTGCATCGGGCCGGTTTACTAGGATAGATGAAGACCAATGACACCCCCTAGCGCCCCGGCCGCTATTCCGGTAAAAATCTTATTGAGAAAAACAGACAATGCTATGGTCTCCCCATTCAACTGCATGCCAACCAGGATTGAAAAAAACACATACAAAACGCCAACCGTGATACCTACCAGCAGTATTTTTGACTGGGCCTTCCTTGAGGCGTAAACGCTGCCAATAAAGATGCTGACAATATTGACTGCGACCATTATATGATGAGTATACTGACTTATGTATACTGTATCACTCGCCAGTGTTACCAGCGAAAATAGCAGGGTAAAGAACAGGGATATGCATAAACCAACCAATAAGCCGCGTATAATAAGCCCTATCATCTGAATCGGTCTTACGGCTGGCGGAC encodes the following:
- a CDS encoding TIGR04086 family membrane protein, which gives rise to MAKPAKYRKISPPAVRPIQMIGLIIRGLLVGLCISLFFTLLFSLVTLASDTVYISQYTHHIMVAVNIVSIFIGSVYASRKAQSKILLVGITVGVLYVFFSILVGMQLNGETIALSVFLNKIFTGIAAGALGGVIGLHLS
- the mtnA gene encoding S-methyl-5-thioribose-1-phosphate isomerase, translating into MQSIKWSNGRLTLLNQTLLPGIVDYIECGDYRRVAEAIRRLEVRGAPAIGAAAAFGLVLGARELAGQSLDFREALRQIADELRQTRPTAVNLFWAINRMLSAADKAPSTVSPVELLALLEQEALRIMEEDREVNGRIAQHGLVLFPHAVEAVLTHCNAGALATVDIGTALGVIRQGWQAGKFKRVFADETRPLLQGARLTAWELKEDGIPVTLITDSMAGWVMKQKKVAAVIVGADRIATNGDVANKIGTYSVAVLARQHGIPFYVAAPVSTFDFSIAGGDEIPIEERNPQEVTAIGGTLIAPDGIDVFNPAFDVTPAELVSAIITERGVLRPPYGPAIRSLRK
- the mtnP gene encoding S-methyl-5'-thioadenosine phosphorylase; amino-acid sequence: MVKIAIIGGTGVYDPRILNNVYQDEIVTPYGTVQLKVGEYVGRKVAFIPRHGSSHSIPPHLINYRANIWAMKQLGVENIISTTAVGSLNPAMKPGDFVAVDQFIDFTKGRISTFYEGGERGVVHVDVTNPYCPSVRQDVFQAAKAIGIKVHQTGVYVCTEGPRFETPAEISMFAKLGGDLVGMTNVPEVVLAREAEMCYCTISMVTNFAAGISESPLTHGEVLDTMRSNTENIKQLILATIQRMDLSRNCTCRQALREFGGFQL